A single region of the Silene latifolia isolate original U9 population chromosome 8, ASM4854445v1, whole genome shotgun sequence genome encodes:
- the LOC141596378 gene encoding heat shock cognate 70 kDa protein-like has translation MTDAKRLIGRKFNDPTVQNDMKLWPFKVVDTNDNNPVFAVTYKDEEKHFSPEEISSMILVKMKEIAETYLGKEVKDAVVTVPAYFNDAQRQATKDAGVIAGLKVLRIINEPTAAAIAYGLDKKLTKYNNRSTKNILVFDLGGGTFDVSIVSVRKDVFEVKAVSGDTHLGGGDFDTRLVGHLVAEFERKHNKKLHDNPKALGRLRAACERAKRNLSSQTEASIEIDCLIDGIDFCSTITRARFENLNIDLFEKCLEPVEDCLKAAKMRKTDVHDIVLVGGSTRIPKVQELLQEYFNGKELCRSINADEAVAYGAASHAAIIAGVGDQKDTVLVDVTPLSLGIGLHDKSLKVFIPRNTTIPAKMFGGLKTSYDNQVTVPFKVYEGERFIAKDNNFLGMFKLNNIPPRPKGEAKFHVCFEIDADGILTVSATLHGSNNKNQITITEHSGRLTKDEIDRMVEESAMYKTHDEEYKRVVKAKNTLESYIEEVMKMMRRCHDMIKEKDMRLMTEATQRTMGWLDWNHICDDASIFDQKKDELESVCGGFLRKMHASVDKKGRKSKVSELNDVD, from the coding sequence ATGACAGATGCAAAGCGACTTATTGGCAGAAAATTCAATGACCCAACAGTTCAGAATGACATGAAGCTCTGGCCGTTTAAAGTCGTTGACACTAATGATAACAACCCTGTATTCGCTGTAACTTACAAGGATGAAGAGAAGCATTTTTCCCCCGAAGAAATATCGTCAATGATTCTAGTCAAGATGAAAGAGATCGCCGAAACATATCTGGGAAAAGAAGTTAAGGATGCTGTTGTAACTGTCCCTGCTTACTTCAATGATGCACAACGTCAGGCGACTAAAGATGCCGGAGTCATTGCTGGGCTCAAGGTTTTACGCATCATTAATGAGCCAACGGCAGCTGCCATTGCCTATGGTCTCGATAAGAAGCTTACCAAATACAATAATAGATCGACAAAGAATATATTGGTGTTTGATCTTGGTGGTGGAACCTTTGATGTCTCTATTGTGTCCGTCCGAAAGGATGTATTCGAGGTTAAAGCCGTGAGTGGCGATACCCACCTTGGTGGAGGTGATTTTGACACGAGACTAGTGGGCCATCTCGTGGCCGAGTTTGAGAGAAAACATAATAAGAAGTTGCACGACAATCCTAAGGCCTTAGGGAGGTTGAGAGCTGCGTGCGAAAGGGCTAAGAGGAACCTTTCTTCGCAAACTGAGGCTTCGATTGAAATCGATTGTCTCATCGATGGGATAGACTTCTGTTCAACAATAACGCGTGCACGGTTTGAGAACTTGAATATTGATTTGTTCGAGAAATGTTTAGAACCCGTTGAAGATTGTCTAAAGGCCGCTAAAATGAGGAAAACCGATGTACACGATATTGTGCTTGTGGGCGGGTCAACTCGAATCCCTAAAGTACAAGAATTGTTGCAAGAATACTTTAATGGAAAAGAGCTATGTAGAAGTATCAACGCAGACGAGGCGGTTGCCTATGGAGCCGCCTCTCATGCTGCAATCATAGCGGGTGTTGGCGATCAGAAGGATACCGTGCTTGTCGATGTAACTCCTTTATCACTTGGTATTGGGCTTCATGATAAATCCTTGAAAGTTTTTATTCCTCGGAATACCACCATTCCCGCTAAGATGTTTGGTGGTCTGAAAACATCGTATGATAACCAAGTTACAGTGCCTTTCAAAGTCTATGAGGGTGAGAGATTCATAGCGAAAGACAACAATTTCTTGGGCATGTTTAAGCTGAACAACATACCACCACGACCTAAGGGCGAGGCTAAGTTCCATGTCTGCTTTGAGATCGACGCTGATGGTATTCTGACCGTGTCAGCTACTCTACATGGCTCCAATAATAAGAATCAGATTACTATTACGGAGCATAGTGGAAGGCTAACAAAGGACGAGATCGATAGAATGGTGGAGGAAAGTGCTATGTATAAAACTCATGACGAGGAGTATAAAAGGGTAGTTAAGGCCAAGAATACCTTAGAGAGTTACATCGAGGAGGTTATGAAGATGATGAGACGGTGTCACGATATGATTAAAGAGAAGGACATGAGATTGATGACCGAGGCTACTCAGCGGACCATGGGATGGTTGGATTGGAATCATATTTGTGACGATGCATCTATTTTCGACCAAAAGAAGGATGAGCTCGAGAGTGTTTGCGGTGGGTTTTTGAGAAAGATGCATGCTAGCGTGGATAAGAAAGGGCGTAAGAGTAAGGTCTCAGAGTTAAACGATGTTGATTGA